A single genomic interval of Adhaeribacter pallidiroseus harbors:
- a CDS encoding class I SAM-dependent methyltransferase: MELQLEQIREQQKETWNKFSPGWRKWDSFTMNWLKPLGDEIIRSLQLKPTDTVLDVAGGTGEPGLSIARIVTQGKVIITDLAEGMLQVARDNAARKEITNYDTLACDVCALPFENETFDAISCRLGFMYFPDMLLAAKEMMRVLKPGGRIATAVWGTPDKNFWGTAAMGVINKTMQLPAPPPGAPGLFRCASPGFIAHLFQQAGFKNISETEVTGQVPCGTKETYWDFTNDVVAPVVAALSKADQATKDKIKQEVFRVVDERCPDNQAALDYGAVIIYGEK, encoded by the coding sequence ATGGAATTACAACTGGAACAAATCCGAGAACAACAAAAAGAAACCTGGAACAAATTTTCGCCTGGCTGGCGCAAATGGGACAGCTTTACCATGAACTGGCTCAAACCTTTAGGAGATGAGATTATCCGTTCCCTCCAATTAAAACCTACTGATACCGTGCTGGATGTGGCTGGCGGAACCGGCGAACCCGGACTCAGCATTGCCCGCATTGTTACGCAGGGAAAAGTAATCATTACTGACTTAGCCGAAGGAATGCTACAGGTGGCCCGCGACAATGCAGCCAGAAAAGAAATTACGAACTACGATACCCTGGCCTGCGACGTGTGCGCCTTACCTTTCGAGAATGAAACATTTGATGCCATAAGCTGCCGCTTAGGCTTTATGTACTTCCCGGATATGTTGCTGGCCGCTAAAGAAATGATGCGGGTTCTAAAACCCGGCGGCCGAATTGCTACGGCCGTTTGGGGAACGCCCGATAAAAATTTCTGGGGAACTGCCGCAATGGGGGTTATTAATAAAACCATGCAGCTACCTGCTCCGCCGCCCGGGGCTCCGGGATTATTCCGTTGCGCCAGTCCTGGTTTTATAGCTCATTTATTTCAGCAAGCCGGATTTAAAAATATCTCGGAGACCGAGGTAACCGGCCAGGTGCCCTGCGGCACCAAAGAAACCTATTGGGATTTTACCAACGATGTGGTAGCCCCCGTAGTAGCTGCATTAAGCAAAGCCGACCAGGCCACGAAAGACAAAATAAAACAAGAAGTCTTCCGGGTAGTAGACGAAAGATGCCCCGACAACCAAGCAGCCCTGGATTACGGAGCGGTAATTATATACGGCGAAAAGTAA
- a CDS encoding CHAT domain-containing protein translates to MSYAYSARLLYERLTQPKEKATKQLLALAPVFADTLSNTTAARNRSVLGYHQPTSVINTINALDKTRMDQAKTTTPEVSRGWLLNGQYVSPLLASKREVETIAQLFRQRQNAAKVYLYDQAREEQLKAGDITHYNYLHLATHGFVNESYPELSGLILAQDSTSKEDGILYMGEIYNLRLNADLVTLSACETGLGKLANGEGVIGLTRALMYAGARNIVVSFWKVPDNSTADLMEDFYTALISGEDKAQALQTAKRKMARADKYKHPFYWAPFVLVGK, encoded by the coding sequence ATCAGCTACGCGTATTCGGCCCGCTTACTTTACGAAAGATTAACCCAGCCCAAAGAAAAAGCTACCAAACAATTGTTGGCCTTAGCGCCGGTTTTTGCCGACACCCTCTCGAATACTACCGCTGCCAGAAACCGCTCGGTGTTAGGGTATCATCAACCTACCTCGGTTATTAACACTATTAACGCCCTGGATAAGACGCGTATGGACCAGGCTAAAACTACCACCCCGGAAGTTTCACGTGGCTGGTTACTCAACGGCCAGTATGTTTCGCCGTTGTTAGCCTCTAAGCGCGAAGTAGAAACCATTGCCCAATTGTTCCGGCAACGGCAGAACGCGGCTAAAGTATATTTGTATGACCAAGCCCGCGAAGAACAGCTCAAAGCAGGCGATATAACTCATTACAATTATTTGCATTTAGCTACTCACGGCTTCGTGAACGAAAGCTATCCCGAATTATCCGGTTTAATATTGGCCCAGGATAGTACTTCTAAAGAAGACGGTATTTTGTATATGGGCGAAATTTACAATCTGCGTTTAAATGCAGATCTGGTTACTTTATCGGCTTGCGAAACGGGCTTAGGTAAATTGGCTAACGGAGAAGGGGTAATTGGCCTGACTCGGGCTTTGATGTATGCCGGGGCCCGAAACATTGTAGTTTCTTTCTGGAAAGTACCCGATAATTCCACGGCTGATTTAATGGAAGATTTTTACACGGCCCTCATTTCGGGCGAAGACAAAGCCCAGGCCTTGCAAACCGCCAAACGGAAAATGGCCCGCGCAGATAAATATAAACATCCTTTCTACTGGGCGCCTTTTGTGTTAGTAGGCAAGTAA
- a CDS encoding tetratricopeptide repeat protein, translating to MKILLLLALFFLLAGNTVVKAQKPQLVADTTLARKWYTQALTLQQKGSLDSANTALAKAAILYRKHQQWFRHLDCENKAARNLVSMGKYEAALQKASQVQQESKAKFGHDQSKEAADALHITGIVYYYKGEYDRALQFYQKALQLRRKILGDDHPGLCSSYNNIGIIYYRKGEYDQALKYYYQDLEISLKSSGKTHLDIAASYSNIGNVYFDKADYDQAFTFTQKAITLKLEALGESHPELANSYNTIGNIYAYKGELDKALGYNLKALHLWQKALGETHPYVGAAYNNIGDIYLDKGEYAQALDCFQKNLQIILKSTNEMHPEIAIVYHNIGNVYNKLGEYDQALQYLQKGLQIRQHHLGQFHDDVAESYNSIGDVYYDKGEYDQAMEYYQKDLQILLKSLGSVNPSLAASYNSLGAAYQAKGEYTKALKQYQLAILANVPSFKDTSSTSNPTLRNKSGIYLDGTYLLTSFHSKASIFEKFYVQSRAKADLQLAYHTYCAADTLASQIQYNYSEENDKVAFTSKARQLYQTALAVCLKLHDLTKEKIYLDKAFYFAERGKASVLSATLAESKAKTFAGIADSLLTRDQQLRTSMATYNQQLAQELTKGATIDSSKLNEYQTRLFAASQQQEQLIHKLEKSYPSYYNLKYQFATITPVQLQKTLDEKTALVEYALGDTLLQVFTLTQDTFKVQSFSLDPSFHRKIAAFRKAILSQDEGLYRRVAYSLYKILVPPDIPKSIRQLIIIPEGELTNLPFEALLTQNKKTKALKLPLTY from the coding sequence ATGAAAATTTTGCTTTTACTTGCCTTATTCTTCCTTCTTGCTGGCAATACGGTAGTAAAAGCCCAGAAGCCCCAATTAGTAGCCGATACTACCCTGGCCCGCAAATGGTACACGCAAGCGTTAACTTTACAGCAGAAAGGCAGCCTCGACAGTGCGAATACCGCTTTAGCCAAAGCGGCCATATTGTACCGGAAGCACCAGCAATGGTTCCGGCACTTGGACTGCGAAAATAAGGCTGCCCGTAATTTAGTATCTATGGGTAAGTACGAAGCGGCTTTGCAGAAGGCCAGCCAGGTACAACAAGAAAGTAAAGCCAAATTTGGCCACGACCAATCCAAAGAAGCAGCCGATGCCCTCCACATTACTGGAATTGTATATTACTACAAAGGAGAATATGATCGGGCTTTGCAGTTTTATCAGAAAGCCTTGCAGCTTCGCCGTAAAATTCTGGGCGATGACCATCCCGGGTTATGTTCTTCTTATAATAATATCGGCATTATTTACTACCGTAAAGGAGAATATGACCAAGCCTTAAAATACTATTACCAGGATTTAGAAATTAGTCTTAAATCATCGGGAAAAACGCACCTGGATATAGCGGCTTCCTACAGTAATATTGGTAATGTATATTTTGATAAAGCAGATTATGACCAGGCATTTACGTTTACGCAAAAGGCTATCACTCTCAAACTGGAAGCATTAGGAGAATCTCATCCGGAATTAGCTAATTCTTACAATACGATAGGTAACATATATGCTTATAAAGGGGAGTTAGACAAAGCCCTGGGATATAATTTAAAGGCCCTGCACCTATGGCAGAAAGCTTTAGGCGAAACGCATCCCTATGTAGGCGCGGCCTACAACAATATCGGTGATATTTATCTGGACAAAGGCGAGTACGCGCAAGCATTAGACTGTTTTCAAAAAAACTTGCAGATCATTCTTAAGTCCACCAACGAAATGCATCCCGAAATAGCAATTGTGTACCATAATATTGGTAATGTATACAATAAACTAGGTGAATATGATCAGGCGCTGCAATATCTTCAGAAAGGATTACAAATCAGGCAACATCATTTAGGGCAATTTCATGATGATGTGGCTGAATCCTATAATAGTATAGGCGATGTATATTACGACAAAGGCGAGTATGACCAGGCAATGGAATATTACCAAAAAGATTTACAAATTCTTTTGAAATCTTTAGGTTCGGTTAATCCTAGTCTGGCTGCCTCCTACAATAGCCTGGGTGCTGCTTATCAAGCCAAAGGAGAATACACGAAGGCTCTTAAGCAATATCAACTAGCTATTCTGGCCAATGTACCTTCCTTCAAGGATACCAGCAGTACTTCTAATCCAACCTTAAGAAACAAGTCAGGTATTTACCTGGATGGAACCTATTTACTCACCTCGTTTCACTCGAAAGCCAGCATTTTTGAAAAATTTTATGTTCAATCGCGTGCGAAAGCGGATTTGCAACTGGCGTACCACACCTACTGTGCCGCCGATACTTTGGCTAGCCAGATTCAATATAATTATTCCGAAGAAAACGATAAAGTAGCTTTTACGAGTAAAGCCAGGCAGTTATACCAAACCGCTCTAGCGGTATGCCTGAAACTACACGACTTAACCAAGGAAAAAATTTACTTAGATAAAGCCTTTTATTTTGCCGAGCGGGGCAAGGCTAGTGTATTATCGGCTACTTTAGCAGAATCCAAAGCAAAAACCTTTGCCGGCATTGCCGATTCCTTGCTAACCCGAGACCAGCAACTGCGCACCTCTATGGCTACTTATAACCAACAATTAGCGCAAGAACTCACCAAAGGGGCAACTATAGACAGCAGCAAGCTGAACGAATACCAAACTCGGTTGTTTGCGGCCAGTCAACAACAAGAGCAATTAATTCATAAGCTCGAAAAAAGCTATCCGTCTTATTACAATCTTAAATATCAATTTGCAACTATCACTCCCGTTCAACTACAAAAAACACTGGATGAAAAAACCGCATTAGTTGAATACGCCCTAGGTGACACGTTATTGCAAGTATTTACCCTCACCCAGGATACTTTTAAGGTGCAATCCTTTTCTTTAGATCCATCCTTTCACCGGAAAATTGCCGCTTTCCGGAAAGCTATTCTTAGTCAGGATGAGGGTTTGTATCGCCGGGTGGCTTATTCCCTTTACAAAATTTTAGTGCCGCCCGATATTCCTAAATCTATCCGGCAGTTAATTATTATTCCGGAAGGCGAACTTACGAATTTGCCTTTTGAAGCCTTGCTGACCCAAAACAAAAAAACAAAGGCGCTAAAGCTACCGCTTACTTACTAG
- a CDS encoding RNA polymerase sigma factor produces MKITHQSDEVLLLGLREGKRQALEFIYSAYWPMIANFVRSHHGSPEEAEDLYQEGIITLYEQVRNGKFSMASSIKTYLYAICRNKWLSKLKTKVSVTDLEEHLFQIPTEEADVAAPYVDEAAIKLAIEDLGEPCRTIMVGYYFQKLSLDDLAENLNYSNANVAKQQKFRCVERLKKKFLHSPEYNT; encoded by the coding sequence TTGAAGATAACACACCAATCGGATGAGGTATTGCTCCTGGGCCTTCGGGAAGGAAAAAGGCAGGCCTTAGAATTTATCTATAGCGCTTACTGGCCCATGATTGCCAATTTTGTACGATCGCATCATGGTAGTCCGGAAGAGGCCGAAGATTTATATCAGGAAGGTATTATTACCCTTTACGAGCAGGTACGAAATGGCAAGTTTTCGATGGCTTCCTCCATTAAAACGTATTTGTATGCTATTTGCCGGAATAAATGGTTGAGTAAGTTAAAAACAAAAGTATCAGTTACCGATTTGGAGGAACATCTGTTTCAGATACCAACGGAAGAAGCAGATGTAGCTGCCCCTTATGTAGATGAAGCAGCCATAAAATTAGCCATTGAAGATTTAGGGGAGCCTTGCCGAACGATTATGGTAGGTTATTATTTTCAGAAGTTAAGCCTAGATGACTTAGCTGAAAATCTTAACTATTCTAATGCGAATGTAGCCAAACAGCAAAAGTTTCGTTGTGTGGAACGCTTGAAAAAAAAATTTCTTCATTCACCAGAATACAATACGTAA